The following proteins come from a genomic window of Microbacterium lemovicicum:
- a CDS encoding alpha/beta hydrolase, translating to MEIRGPLLLPARREEVELETLDGLTLVGELALPVDRDPVATLVTLHPLPTAGGFMDSHIIRKAAARLPALADLAVLRFNTRGTTSPRGTSEGAFDGGRSEAFDVAAAMDLVTDRGLPRPWLVGWSFGTELALKYGRDHAVEGVVLLSPPLHRATDDEVAAWAGDHRHVIALIPELDDYLRPDAAAERFASIPDAVLIPVEGGRHLWVGESQTRRVLTEIVGAVNPAALPLPLEWDGPLG from the coding sequence ATGGAGATTCGCGGACCGCTGTTGCTTCCCGCCCGCCGGGAAGAGGTCGAGCTCGAGACGCTCGACGGTTTGACGCTCGTCGGCGAGCTCGCGCTCCCGGTGGACCGCGACCCGGTCGCGACCCTGGTGACACTGCATCCGCTGCCGACCGCGGGCGGGTTCATGGACTCGCACATCATCCGCAAGGCCGCGGCGCGATTGCCGGCCCTGGCGGATCTCGCCGTGCTGCGCTTCAACACGCGCGGCACCACGTCGCCGCGGGGCACCAGCGAGGGCGCCTTCGACGGCGGCCGGAGCGAGGCCTTCGACGTCGCGGCGGCGATGGACCTGGTGACCGACCGCGGGCTGCCGCGCCCGTGGCTCGTGGGGTGGTCGTTCGGCACGGAGCTCGCGCTGAAGTACGGCCGCGACCACGCCGTCGAGGGGGTCGTGCTGCTCTCGCCGCCGCTGCACCGCGCCACCGATGACGAGGTCGCCGCCTGGGCGGGGGACCACCGGCACGTGATCGCCCTCATCCCCGAACTCGATGACTACCTGCGACCGGATGCCGCGGCGGAGCGGTTCGCGTCGATCCCCGACGCCGTGCTCATCCCGGTCGAGGGCGGCCGGCACCTGTGGGTGGGGGAGTCGCAGACCCGTCGCGTGCTCACCGAGATCGTCGGAGCGGTCAATCCCGCCGCTCTGCCGCTGCCGCTGGAGTGGGACGGTCCGCTCGGCTGA
- a CDS encoding AI-2E family transporter, producing the protein MKFQNPFRVAFVATLGVGLGLLFISSVSTLSTILLYVGTALFLSLGLEPVVSFLERRGLRRWLAVLITIVLVLALFAGIVLMVVPIIVGQVSQLVNTITDFLSSRTLDQFLTDVNRWLSERFPGLPPGFLNDAIGNAQTWLVDNWGVITGGVINAGIALFAGLGGAFIVLILTIYFTASTPSLKSAVYQLVPASKRPRFIDLAEQITDSVGYYVMGQVTMGVINGVLSAIFLSIIGAPFPAVLAVIAFFFSLIPLVGTLTGSTIIVLSCLIPGLGSPNAWWIAAIYYLIYMQLEAYVLSPKVMNRAVSVPGAVVVIAALAGGSLLGLLGALIAIPVAASVLIIYRQVIIPRQNER; encoded by the coding sequence GTGAAATTCCAGAACCCCTTCCGCGTCGCCTTCGTCGCGACGCTCGGGGTGGGCCTCGGCCTGCTGTTCATCAGCAGCGTCTCCACGCTGTCGACGATCCTCCTGTACGTCGGGACGGCGCTGTTCCTGTCTCTCGGCCTCGAGCCGGTCGTGTCGTTCCTCGAGCGCCGCGGACTGCGTCGCTGGCTCGCGGTGCTCATCACCATCGTGCTCGTGCTCGCGCTGTTCGCGGGCATCGTGCTCATGGTCGTGCCGATCATCGTCGGCCAGGTGAGTCAGCTGGTGAACACCATCACCGATTTCCTCTCCAGCCGCACGCTCGATCAGTTCCTGACCGACGTCAACCGCTGGCTGTCCGAGCGCTTCCCCGGCCTCCCGCCCGGCTTCCTCAACGACGCCATCGGCAATGCCCAGACGTGGCTCGTGGACAACTGGGGTGTCATCACCGGCGGCGTCATCAATGCGGGCATCGCCCTGTTCGCCGGCCTCGGCGGCGCGTTCATCGTGCTCATCCTGACGATCTACTTCACGGCGTCGACGCCCTCGCTCAAGAGCGCCGTCTACCAGCTGGTCCCCGCGTCCAAGCGCCCCCGCTTCATCGACCTCGCCGAGCAGATCACCGACTCCGTCGGGTACTACGTCATGGGCCAGGTCACGATGGGCGTCATCAACGGCGTCCTGAGCGCGATCTTCCTGAGCATCATCGGAGCGCCCTTCCCGGCCGTGCTCGCCGTCATCGCGTTCTTCTTCTCGCTGATCCCCCTCGTGGGCACGCTCACGGGCTCGACGATCATCGTGCTGAGCTGCCTCATCCCGGGGCTCGGATCGCCGAACGCATGGTGGATCGCGGCCATCTACTACCTGATCTACATGCAGCTCGAGGCCTACGTGCTGTCGCCGAAGGTCATGAACCGGGCAGTCTCCGTGCCGGGTGCGGTCGTGGTCATCGCTGCCCTGGCCGGCGGCTCGCTGCTCGGCCTGCTCGGCGCGCTCATCGCCATCCCCGTGGCCGCCAGCGTGCTGATCATCTACCGCCAGGTCATCATCCCGCGGCAGAACGAGCGCTGA